TCATAGGTATTAAATGATTAAACTCCATTTACATTTTGAATTTTTAAGGATTTTTGTTAGACAATTTAATAAGATCCATTACTGGAACTAATCAAGGTTAAAAAAATTTATCTTACAACAGAAAAATCTTCAACAAAAATAATGGTTTAATTTAGGGGATAGAGAATGATTAAAGAAAATTCACCTATAGCAATATTCGGTTTAGGCCACATGGGGCTTCCCACAGCTGCTCTTCTGGCAAAGAGTGGCTTGAAAGTGGTGGGGGTTGATATCAACAATGAAACTGTGGAAATGGTTAACAAGGGAAGATCTCCAATTATGGAACCTGGCCTGGAAGATATGGTTAAACAAGCAGTGGGAAATGGCTGTTTATCCGCTACTAATGACTCTTTAAGCGCACTAGTAAAGGCTAAAACCATCATGATCATCGTTCCCACTCCAGTGGATGAACACAAAAAATCGGATCTCACTGCAGTTAACTCGGCATCCAGATCCATCTCAAAAGGTTTAAAAAAGGATGATCTGGTTATTGTTGAAAGCACAGTGCCACCAGGAACCTGTGAAAATCTGGTAATCCCTTTACTGGAGGAAAGCGGGCTTAAAGCAGGAGAAGACTTTAAAGTGGCTTACACCCCTGAAAGAGCCCTACCTAACAATACATTATATGAAATGACCCACAATGCGCGGGTGATAGGTGGAATTAACCCTGAAAGTACTCAAATGGCAGCAGCATTGTACCAGAGGATCACCGGGGGTGAAATCATTATGGTGCAGGATCTGGTAACTGCAGAAATGGTTAAACTAATGGAAAACACCTATCGTGATACCAACATAGCCCTGGCCAATGAAATGGCTCTGGTTTGCAATGCTTTAGGAGTGGATGCCATTGAAGCTATCCAGGCTGCCAACCACCATCCTCGGGTGAACATACACACACCAGGACCAGGAGTGGGCGGCCACTGCCTATCCATAGACCCCTACTTCATTGTGGAAATCGCTCGGGAAAGGGGAGTGGAAACACCCCTGATCCAGACCTCCCGACAGGTAAACGAAGACATGCCTGGAGAAGTAGTTCAAATTGTGGAACAAGCTCTGGAAGATAAGGGTAAAATTATCTCCGCATCTAAAATTGGAGTATTAGGTGTGGCTTACAAAGGAAACGTTGCTGATGCAAGGGAAACACCTGCAAAACCATTAATCATGAAACTGGATGGTAAAGGGGCTGAAGTTCTGGTCAATGACCCTTATGTTCCCTCTGAGTCCATTGAACTCTGGGGGGCTAAAGTTGTAGACCTGGAAACTGCCCTTTCTACCGATTGTGTGGTTTTAGTAACTGATCATGATCTTTACCGGAACATTAGGCCGGAAATGATTAAAAACAGATTATTAGTATGTACTCGCCCTATTCTTGACCGGGAAACATTCCAGAAGAAGGGAGTAGTTTTCAAGGGAGTTGGAAGGTCTTGAACCTCTTAATTTTTGAATACGCCAGTGCACTGGGGATCAAGGACCCTGCTTTAACTGCAGAAGGTAAAGCAATGCTCCGTGGCCTTACCTGTGACCTGGAATGTTTACCTGCCAGCTATCTCATATCCAAAAATATAGATTCAATCGAAGGAAGCCAATGTAAGCCAGTAGTTATAGAAGGATCCATTGACGACTGGATTTTGGATAACATCTCTCAGTATGATTACTGTTTACCTATAGCTCCTGAGGAAGACTTCATACTATGTGGATTAACCAGAGCCATTGAGAAAAGTGGGGTTCAGGTGGTAGGATCAGATTCCGATGCAGTACGCATTTGTTCGGATAAATATCTCACCTACCGGATCCTCAAGGATAAAGTCCCAGTTATCCCCACTCATCGTGTGGCCTGGGAAGATATTGGATTATATGCCCCGGGAATATCTGGAGAAAAGGTGGTTAAACCTTCAGATGG
This DNA window, taken from Methanobacterium subterraneum, encodes the following:
- a CDS encoding nucleotide sugar dehydrogenase, yielding MIKENSPIAIFGLGHMGLPTAALLAKSGLKVVGVDINNETVEMVNKGRSPIMEPGLEDMVKQAVGNGCLSATNDSLSALVKAKTIMIIVPTPVDEHKKSDLTAVNSASRSISKGLKKDDLVIVESTVPPGTCENLVIPLLEESGLKAGEDFKVAYTPERALPNNTLYEMTHNARVIGGINPESTQMAAALYQRITGGEIIMVQDLVTAEMVKLMENTYRDTNIALANEMALVCNALGVDAIEAIQAANHHPRVNIHTPGPGVGGHCLSIDPYFIVEIARERGVETPLIQTSRQVNEDMPGEVVQIVEQALEDKGKIISASKIGVLGVAYKGNVADARETPAKPLIMKLDGKGAEVLVNDPYVPSESIELWGAKVVDLETALSTDCVVLVTDHDLYRNIRPEMIKNRLLVCTRPILDRETFQKKGVVFKGVGRS